A region from the Gossypium hirsutum isolate 1008001.06 chromosome A08, Gossypium_hirsutum_v2.1, whole genome shotgun sequence genome encodes:
- the LOC107894572 gene encoding probable histone H2AXb isoform X3: protein MSPTEGSTKGGRGKPKSTKAVSRSHKAGLQFPVGRIARFLKAGKYAERVGAGAPVYLSAVLEYLAAEVLELAGNAARDNKKNRIVPRHIQLAVRNDEELSKLLGSVTIANGGVLPNIHQTLLPSKGGKSISFFAFIGLVLAGRLKELKVVYILTVAVRLA from the exons ATGAGTCCCACCGAAGGATCAACGAAAGGCGGGAGAGGGAAGCCCAAGTCAACCAAGGCGGTGTCGAGATCGCATAAGGCTGGGCTTCAGTTTCCAGTGGGGAGGATCGCTAGGTTCTTGAAAGCCGGAAAATATGCTGAGCGTGTTGGTGCTGGAGCTCCCGTCTATCTCTCCGCCGTATTAGAGTATCTTGCTGCTGAG GTTTTAGAGCTCGCTGGAAACGCAGCGAGAGACAATAAAAAGAATCGAATAGTTCCAAGGCACATCCAACTAGCTGTAAGGAACGATGAAGAGCTAAGTAAGCTTTTGGGTTCAGTCACCATTGCAAATGGAGGTGTTTTGCCTAATATTCACCAGACTCTTCTTCCCAGTAAAGGGGGAAAAA GCATTTCCTTCTTTGCATTTATTGGATTGGTTCTTGCTGGAagattgaaagaattgaaagttgtatatattttaacaG TGGCTGTTAGGCTCGCATGA
- the LOC107894572 gene encoding probable histone H2AXb isoform X1, whose amino-acid sequence MSPTEGSTKGGRGKPKSTKAVSRSHKAGLQFPVGRIARFLKAGKYAERVGAGAPVYLSAVLEYLAAEVLELAGNAARDNKKNRIVPRHIQLAVRNDEELSKLLGSVTIANGGVLPNIHQTLLPSKGGKSISFFAFIGLVLAGRLKELKVVYILTGMIDSDLRFLVY is encoded by the exons ATGAGTCCCACCGAAGGATCAACGAAAGGCGGGAGAGGGAAGCCCAAGTCAACCAAGGCGGTGTCGAGATCGCATAAGGCTGGGCTTCAGTTTCCAGTGGGGAGGATCGCTAGGTTCTTGAAAGCCGGAAAATATGCTGAGCGTGTTGGTGCTGGAGCTCCCGTCTATCTCTCCGCCGTATTAGAGTATCTTGCTGCTGAG GTTTTAGAGCTCGCTGGAAACGCAGCGAGAGACAATAAAAAGAATCGAATAGTTCCAAGGCACATCCAACTAGCTGTAAGGAACGATGAAGAGCTAAGTAAGCTTTTGGGTTCAGTCACCATTGCAAATGGAGGTGTTTTGCCTAATATTCACCAGACTCTTCTTCCCAGTAAAGGGGGAAAAA GCATTTCCTTCTTTGCATTTATTGGATTGGTTCTTGCTGGAagattgaaagaattgaaagttgtatatattttaacaGGTATGATTGATTCAGACTTACGTTTTCTAGTTTATTaa
- the LOC107894572 gene encoding probable histone H2AXb isoform X4 yields MSPTEGSTKGGRGKPKSTKAVSRSHKAGLQFPVGRIARFLKAGKYAERVGAGAPVYLSAVLEYLAAEVLELAGNAARDNKKNRIVPRHIQLAVRNDEELSKLLGSVTIANGGVLPNIHQTLLPSKGGKSKGDIGSASQEF; encoded by the exons ATGAGTCCCACCGAAGGATCAACGAAAGGCGGGAGAGGGAAGCCCAAGTCAACCAAGGCGGTGTCGAGATCGCATAAGGCTGGGCTTCAGTTTCCAGTGGGGAGGATCGCTAGGTTCTTGAAAGCCGGAAAATATGCTGAGCGTGTTGGTGCTGGAGCTCCCGTCTATCTCTCCGCCGTATTAGAGTATCTTGCTGCTGAG GTTTTAGAGCTCGCTGGAAACGCAGCGAGAGACAATAAAAAGAATCGAATAGTTCCAAGGCACATCCAACTAGCTGTAAGGAACGATGAAGAGCTAAGTAAGCTTTTGGGTTCAGTCACCATTGCAAATGGAGGTGTTTTGCCTAATATTCACCAGACTCTTCTTCCCAGTAAAGGGGGAAAAAGTAAGGGGGATATCGGATCAGCTTCTCAGGAGTTTTAA
- the LOC107894572 gene encoding probable histone H2AXb isoform X2, translating into MSPTEGSTKGGRGKPKSTKAVSRSHKAGLQFPVGRIARFLKAGKYAERVGAGAPVYLSAVLEYLAAEVLELAGNAARDNKKNRIVPRHIQLAVRNDEELSKLLGSVTIANGGVLPNIHQTLLPSKGGKSISFFAFIGLVLAGRLKELKVVYILTAVAVRLA; encoded by the exons ATGAGTCCCACCGAAGGATCAACGAAAGGCGGGAGAGGGAAGCCCAAGTCAACCAAGGCGGTGTCGAGATCGCATAAGGCTGGGCTTCAGTTTCCAGTGGGGAGGATCGCTAGGTTCTTGAAAGCCGGAAAATATGCTGAGCGTGTTGGTGCTGGAGCTCCCGTCTATCTCTCCGCCGTATTAGAGTATCTTGCTGCTGAG GTTTTAGAGCTCGCTGGAAACGCAGCGAGAGACAATAAAAAGAATCGAATAGTTCCAAGGCACATCCAACTAGCTGTAAGGAACGATGAAGAGCTAAGTAAGCTTTTGGGTTCAGTCACCATTGCAAATGGAGGTGTTTTGCCTAATATTCACCAGACTCTTCTTCCCAGTAAAGGGGGAAAAA GCATTTCCTTCTTTGCATTTATTGGATTGGTTCTTGCTGGAagattgaaagaattgaaagttgtatatattttaacaG CAGTGGCTGTTAGGCTCGCATGA